The sequence below is a genomic window from Eleginops maclovinus isolate JMC-PN-2008 ecotype Puerto Natales chromosome 20, JC_Emac_rtc_rv5, whole genome shotgun sequence.
gtataaagttaaatagaaaaataatagttttgttGGCTAAGGCTTTACTTCTACAACTACCTTAACCTGAATCCTCAAATAGTGACTTTTAATATGGAAGAAAAACGATTCCATTGAAACATTGACAAAGCAGTCTTTTGTATGGGGACAACCTTTTTAGCAGAAATGGTTTGATTTAAATAAGTAGAGTTGGTTTGATCACATTGATAATCTTtttggaatatattttttatttctctaagTACTTTTTAATAGAAGTTGGTTTTATTGTTACACTAGATTATCCTTGTGTGCTAGTGACAAAGTAAGAGCAGTTTAGCTGAACGTCATGCTACTGTGTGCTCACTGTGGACACCGGTTGTCAGGCTGCTACTGTACGTGCACACCGATCTGTCCGCTCTGGCTGTGTCTGTCTACATTTCCTCACAGCTTATTTCTGCTGATGTTCGTGTCAGCGCCGAGGCTGTTTACACAGACATTAATGTCAATTACAGAAACATAGCGGCTCTCTCCAGAGAGGGTTTACTCTCACACAGTCAGAGCGGGACAGTCCCCAGGAGACCTGCATTTATAACAAGCAGCTCCCACCACAAATAGCACTGTCAACCCTCCAGACGTCAGCttactctctttctcttacaCAGGTAGTCagtcctccatctctctctctgtctgccagCCTCTGTTCTCTCACACTGTTTTCAAACCGCATCTCAAGTTTGCTAACAACACGACAGATTATGAGATTGTCGAATAATTAAACCCCACAGATCCCTCTCTTTCTTACAAATCAAAGTTATTCCACCCGCATTATAAACTCTCAGGGATCATGAGCACGGGCAGATTTAAAAGGTCTCCTCTGGTGACAGCGGGGCTGATGACGGTGTTAAGGGCAACGGCATTGTCATTCACAGACGAGCAGGCGGCAGACGTCTGCCTGAGGGTCTGACACTCTGTCTGTAAAACAAGCTATTGTCTGTGGAGTCTGCCGTAAGACTGCCGGTATCACTATAGGAGGACTTTTTCATCTGGGATGTAACGACATGCTCTCTTGATGGCTGTTCATGAGGGTGGATTCATGGTTCAGGGTTATGCATCATGACTGGGACTTTTGTGTCTGtcaagatattttttttaaacttgtgaaCATAAACTTATGTTTTATACAACCCATTTGCATCCTTTATGTAACCTTTTATTCTCTTATTATTTTCCCTCAGTGAGCAAATGAAACACGTTCTCAGTTGGACGAAGGTTTGGTGTCTGACTTGGCTTATCAACAACATTCCTCTGTTTGGCCATAAAACCTCTTGGCTCCatgtagtgttttattttttctgctgcATTGCCCTAAAATTGGTTGAATGTATATTGAAAAACAATTCCAACATTATTCCAAGCCAATAGTTAGTTTTTTAAAGTCAAAGGCATTGTTTCATTGAAACCcaattttgaataataatttgctGTAGCTATGACAAGACCACAAATGTAGCTTTGCATTTTTTGGCCTATTAAATactaaatgtatatttatgtaaaatgcaTGACAGCAATTTTAGACAACATGCTTTACGTTCATTTGATGATTGAAAATGAATCTGCTCAAATTTACAGGACAAGAGATCGCTAACAAAATACTGCATCTGGATAATACTTGTAGCCTCAAAAAGCCTTGAATTCATGACATCCTGTCCTCTCTCAGTGAAGTGGAGCTCTTTCTGCTGGACCAGCGTGATGTGTGGGCTGCAGAGGAGGGCTGGCTGCTCTTTGACCTGACCGTCACCAGTAACCTGTGGCTGGTGAACCCGGAGCAGAACCTCGGGCTGCAGCTGGTGCTGGAGGACAGCCTTGGTGAGTCAGTAACACACATCCACAACACAGAGGGGTCCATGACAGCAAGAAACTGACCCTGTCTGGAGAAATTATTTAACGCTGTTTTATTCCAATGGGGAAAAGGAGTGTATTGAGTGAATGTATTTGAGGGTTCTTACAGAGTTCAAGTTATGATTGTGTATTAGAATGAACACATGACTGTGAAGCAGAGCCTAAGATATGTGTCACTCACTGGTTATGTTTCCCCTGTCTCCCTCTGTAGGCCAGAGGAGGAACCCCCGTCTGGCCGGGCTGGTGACGGGCAGCGGGCCTCAGGACAAGCAGCCCTTCATGGTCGCCTTCTTCAAAGCCAATGAGGTTCGATTCCGCGGCGTCCGATCCGCACATGGCCACAAGGGGCGCCATGGGAACCGCTCCAAACCCCAGAAGACTGTCCAAGATGCACTGAAGGCCGTGGAGGCTGCAACAGGTGCCCAGACAATTCACAACGCACCAACACAGACTCTAGTCATGGTTTGACTGGCAGTGTCCCTTTAATAGTAAACACAtctagtgtgtgttttttggtctTTCATAGGGAAATGTAATGCATTCATAACGCTTCATGTGCTTCAGGATCTATACCAACATTCATGAAACCTTATAGATGTTACCTTTAATGAATTTTAAGTTCCCTATAGATGCTCGACAATGCTTGATTAGTTACTAGATGATAAGGGGTTGATTATTAGACTTATAAAACATTAAGACTACTATTatccaccaacacacacctcAACAATCAGCTGCAgtaaatatttacattacattataaaaaaaatatgaagaaaaatcAAAGGTTATCATTGTCTGTGAAAAGTCAAGTGAAgtacatattaataataatgcatgcgttttaataatgatttaaattggCGTTCAGTTCATTGGTGTAatgcatgcatttaaaataatctacATCACATTAGGAGGGATTATTATGAAGAATGCCTAAAAAGTATtggatgtaaacaaataaaataaactttattattAAGACAAATATTGCATAGCTTTTTTCAAACTGAGGGTAAATAAAATTCGATATatataatttgtgttttataagttAAGATTCTGTGTCTAGCAGGACATTTAACCTGTAATAGTCTTGAGGTGCAGCATGAGAGTGCATTTAAGGTACTGATGCACTATAGATGTGAGACAGTGTGACTgatgtttgtttacttccttgTGTGTACTTATACTTGTTTCCATTTTCAGATAACCTCGGCCTCGCTAAAGAAGGCTGTAAAAAGCATGAGCTGTATGTCAGTTTCAGAGATTTGGGATGGCAGGTTTGActgaggactttttttttttatctcaatgAATTCAATTTCACATTATTTGATGTCCTAAAGTGACAATCTAGCTAACCATTGCTGCTGGTTTTTAGGACTGGATCATAGCACCCGAGGGCTACGCAGCGTTTTACTGCGAGGGAGAATGCGCCTTCCCTCTCAACTCCTACATGAACGCCACCAATCACGCCATCGTGCAAACTCTGGTAAGTCCCTCAGTCAACAGCCTCTATCATGATGACAGGCACTTTCACCACTGCTTCCACTTCCTGTGAGCATTAATTCATGCTTCTTCTGTCCACAGGTGCACTTCATCAACCCAGACACGGTGCCTAAGCCCTGCTGCGCCCCCACCCAGCTCCATGGCATCTCCGTGCTCTACTTTGATGACAGCTCCAACGTCATCCTGAAGAAGTACCGCAACATGGTGGTCAGATCCTGCGGCTGCCACTGACTGCTGCAACCCCCCTCCTGTGAGTTTGtgaaaaaatctgaagaaaGGCAGAAGAGAAAGAGCCAGAGACGGGATGATTGACAGGCTGGTCATCAGGGAGCTCCTGCCACAGGACGAGCTTTAATATGGAGTACTGTTTTTATGAGCAGCAGCTGAGCCTCACATGCAGTATTAACCGCTACCACAAACCTATCTGAACTTGTAGTAACAAAGGAAGGTTGAACAAAGGCGtttgtttccatttcctttGAGATTGACTAGAAAAAGTGCACTAACAGGACTCTGACTAATGTGGAGCTACTTCAAAGACTCAAACCAAACATTCAGAACATCTGAGagtaaaacattgaaaacacatccatctgtatttaaattaagggtcatttagaatataaaatactgCCTGGGTGGACACGTGCATTAAGTACCTGATTTTACAGCTTGTGAATCTTTAAAATCTCCatcttcctgttgaacttcTGCACCTTTCCTTGAAGCACAGCTGGAGTAATTTTTCTCTgatgagagaaaagaaaaagcgtTGGTTGTTCAGCCGGATATTAGAACCACGTCAGGTGTAAGACATCTGGCAGCTCGCGTGTGTCGAGGAGCTCAGTGAAGAGTGGCAGCTGAGACTGTTAATGACAGTGTTGGACTGGAAGGCCTGCCTCGTGGATCTAGTTTCCTGGTGCAGCACGATGCATGTGAGAGACGTGCAATCTGCGAGATGTCGGTGATTCATCTTCATGAGACGGACATCAGGGTGTGCACCACCTCTGCAGCTGCCTCCGGGTGTCTGGCCAGCTGCAGGTGGGCAAAGGGGAAACTGTAATTTCGATTTTCGAGTCCGATTTTTAGTAGTTAAATAAAtggaaacaataaaagaaaaggcaggtgtgtgtttaaccTTATTTGCCCTCAATAATGTTGCATTGAACGTTGGCTACCAACATGTTGTGAGGAATCCCTGCTGTTTAGAGATTTAAGACACAAATATGCAGAaactttacacatttttatttaacagaGTAAATCGTTTCACAAGGTAAAGACCCAATCTGTCACCAAACCCGCCTGCCCTGACTGGGACATCATAGTGGAGTTCACATggtctgcattttattttgctcaatttcattgtattttaacacTCAGGAGGAAAGCTGACAAATACCCTTGTACTATGATTGTGCATTGGGTTCATTGTAGAGAAGAACCTGCGGCTAGGGGAAGGGGGGTTATATTCTAGGGGGGAAATTACGAGATGAACAAGAATTTTTGGGACAAAAAAGTTGAATAATCGCTGAAGTCAGAATTAATTTCTTACTTTTAAAGTAAGGAAAATAACCTTTCTTTTTAGGACATGTGACTTTAAtctcaacagtttttttttgtacaaatgtATGACTTCATAAtcagaataaatataaatcagggttttctcttttaatttgtgATTTCTTGTTAATTTAAgataaaatgttgatttcaaatatgacacccccccccccatttccTGGCTCTGTACTGTTACTGTAAACCTACAATGGTCCCGACACATCAGCGTACTCACCGATTGTGCTTTTGAAGTGCTTTGAATGGCACAAGCTTCTCCTCTCTTAAGAACAGGCCATTCAAAATGTAGCTTCAGTACAAAAGCAAAGCAGATACAATATAGTGCAACAACAACCAGGCAGATGCATTCACACTGACATTCACTGAGAAGCTGAGCGCCTCCAACGCAGCACATCACAACACAGCACATCACAACACAGCCCACACCGTTAAAAAGaccttaaatatatatgttaaatagaaaaaagagGTAGAAGCGTAAAACTGAATCCTACAGATGCTATCTCAAACCAAGGTCTTATACTATCTGAAACGATTCTGGCATTCAAGCAGTTACTCCAAATAAAACCTCATTAATGATGAAAGAGAAGTTTTACACAAGATTATGCGgaataaatgtaactttaaatgatatgataagCAGTGAAGGACCTGAGGGAGTGATTTCTTGTGCTttaaaaagcaacgtgggcTGATTTGGTCAGAACTGCGTTCAATaataaaacccccaaaaattaGCTTAGATGTACAATTTAGTTTAACTCAACTTAAATATCCAGTGTTTAATCCCTGACTACCTTAACAAATATGCAAATTTAAGTTCAGAAATCCTGAGAGTTCATCCTATCCTTCCTTTCACTCCTTAGATACAATTCAGAAGACGACAGAAAGCACAGATATGATTCAGGAGGTAGAAAGAAGGTAAATATAGGCTGATTAAAGCAGAGTTTAAAGAGACCGACATGCTTCCTGTCTTTTAAAACAGCAACACCCCCTCACTTCATGCAGTTAGTCCCCGGGCCCCTCAGCTCAGGGGCCGAACAGTGTCTCCTGCGTACTGCCTCTCCCTTTTTCTGCGGCCCCGCCAGGGGAAGTTGTTGTGAAGCATTCAGGGACACACACCCTCCCTCTGACTTCATGGGTGAGATCTTTGGCTCCAGGGTGGCTGACGGGGGATGCTGGGGGGTTGATATGGGGGTGAGAGCCAGGCAGATGTCCCCCACGCTGAGCTGGTGGCAATGCAGGCCACAGAGACGGGCCGTCCTCAGGGGGCTGCAGGAGGACCAGCCCCTCCCTCGCACAAAGAACGGGTACTCCACGTAGACATCTACCAGCTCCTGGAGGAGGGTGACACAGGGAGGTGAGACACAGGAACGCAGCTACACACACGTTCACTAGAGGGTGCTACTGGACCAGGGACTTTCTAAACATGCtaatcatttaataaatgcattCATGAGCTATTTTCACAGTTCCCTCTGATACTCCTGATGTATTACTGATCATAGGTACAGTCAAAGGCATAGTTCAtcctaaaaacacactttcctttTACCTGTAGTTCAATCGAGGTTGTTTCGGCCATATGTTGGAAATAGTGGCAGTGgagatgtctgccttctctcaAATATTATGGAACTAAATGGCATCTGCCCTGTGGTGCTCGAACTCCATTTAATAACATAACAATGTGACTTCAAAGAAATGATCACTGGTTAAtcaagataatccacagaccTCGTTGTAATCAGTTTATTGCAGTAACTTTTTTCTTCCTATTAAACTACACCTCGCAATAAGTGAGCACAAGCTATTCATCCAGGCCTGGAATCACACTGCAGAGGCTTTATAAATGGATAATTAGAGCAACAGGTAAAACaaggaaaaatatttattattttgggtTGAACTGCCCCTTTAAGGTCTTGTCATTATGATGAAATGTCAATAGCTTCTGTATTTTGGTTTCACTGAAATAATGTTGAATCATAAAGGCCTTAAGGAATCACATTCTTAAAGAAAATCTATCCAAtcaaagtatttcatttttttgtttaaaggttTCCTCCATAAAAGTGTATCTTACATTAGTGAGAGAACTAAACACACATGTTCAAAACTGAACTTAAAATCACAAGCCGCCATTAAAGAAACCCAATTCCTTACAAAGTACTTCATATTCTACCAGTTGTTAAGTTTAAGAAAAGGCTGCTGGGTGATGTTTTTAGCAAACATTACACAAACATGAGTACGTGGTGCAGATGGGGACTATTTTTAGCTGCAAATTAACACAAACTGTGTGAAAAACTGTATGTTGGCACAAGGACTGTGTCTGGGGGAGTGCACATGTTCATTGTCACTTAGTTTTTGGCATTTAAATAGCTTTTGGGGGATGGAGTTCGACGGCAAAGAGGAATATGGTACATCAAGCTACATAAAAACCACTTGTTAGTAGAATGAATTCTTGTTGTATTTGCTCACTATAGAACAATGTAAATTATTACAAGTCTTGTCTAAAAAGACTCAGAATTGGGATTAATGTGTGCTATATATTGAAACCACTTTCATTCAGTAGTACATAAATACCAAGGCGGCATCCCCCATGATATATTACATAAGAAAACTAATGGCAGCTACATGTGAAGTGTCTGTGAATGGTGAACACTACACAGAGGTTTCCCTTCACCTGGGACTGCTGGTCGTGAAGCAGGATGAGTAAGCGTGAGatagtggaggaggaggaggaggaggaggaggaggaggaggcggaggctGACGGGGAGATGCTCTGCACCGTGCAGCTGCTCAGGCACAAGTCGGGACAGGCCAGCGCTCCAAGCAGGAAgtcctctgtctgcaggtgcTCCACCCTCCTCAGCCGCCCGTCTCTCAGCTCGATCAGAGAGCCGGCGACAAAGTGAGGGAGCAGCCAGGGGAAATTGttaggggaggaagaggaagtctGCTCAGAGGAGTGGAGGGAAGAAGATCTTGATTGATCCTCCTTCATCGAGATGTAGCTTGAGTTATTATCTGGTGATACTCGTACAAACGATTGTCCAGAGAAGGGATGATTGACAACCTTTGTTATTTTGTGCGTCACGTCGTGTTGGTGCATCTGGTCCTCAAGTGGTGCTTTTTCACCCCTGGGAAAAAGCACCACTTTCCTGTCTTTTCTCCTCACATATGGCCCTTTACTCCTCCGTTGCTGTGCCTCTCTGCGATCGAACTCTTGTCCCTTAATGTCTTTAGCTGCTCCCAGCCGTACCCTCCACCCACCCTCTGGAAACCCTCATTGATCAGAGACGCTGGGCTGAATCTGGGGGGTGGGAGTGGATGGCCCAGGTGGAGCGCAGGAGTGCCGGACAAGTGGTGCTGAAAGTGGGGAGGAAAGGCCCATCCAGGGTGCAGGGGGTTGATGTCCCTCCATTCTGCTAAGCTATGATGATCCCTGAATGCAGAGAGGTTGTGAGGTTTGGACCTGGTGGAGGGGTGAGTGTGCATCCAGGGCTGGTACAGCGCAGGAACCCTCCTCGGGACGGGCTGGAAGGGGCCCGTGTGCCTCGTCTTAAAGTCTCTGTGGCCCTTGTAAGGGTAAGGTGCCTTGAATGTAACAGcatcacactgctgctgctgttgatgctgctgctgctgcggagGCGGGCTCGGCCTTTGGTCCCTCTTTTTGAGCGGGAGTCTGTCCCTGTCCGGGACCAGAGCTGGGTTCGATGGGAAGCTCATTGGCCCGCTCTGCCTGTCACTCACACAGGCACTGCATGCCTTCCTGCAGAAGCTGAGGAGGTGTTGTGGTCACGTGACACAAACTCCAGTCTTTTGGCAAGCGCTGTGGATAGTCAGGTCCAAGGTCGTCACGATtctgaaaagtaaaagaaaaacaaatgtcagtgCACTTGATATCCTCGCCAATGGTGGAATCTGGATTATTTATtcagtctctttctctctttctttctcttttaaatatgACTTAATAATGCACCACCTATTCATTGCCTGCCAATATCCTCGTGACACAACAATTGTAAtgacaataaatgtgtttcaatgtCTTATATTCGGGTTGCCATTGTGTGCACAGGTGAGCAGTGAAGTGATCTTACACTGAGACAAACAGAGGGTGTTCTTGTTGTTGAATGAGGTTTAGTTTGAAATTTGTTGCAGAGAATGTACAATACAAGGTTTCCAATTGCTGTTGGGTTGAAGCTGTAGCTCTGTAGTCCTAAACTGCTCTTAGTCCACCTGTGCCCCCTTTTCTGGTCACAGATGACCCTATTTATACACTGTTCAGCTAATTCCCACCAATAAGTGTTCgaaataaaatattgcattataaatccaaacaatatatataatatatataaacatgccAACATGATCATAAATGGCTTTTACAACTATTAGAACCTCAACGATTTAAGTACCGATTGCTGTTATAAAGACTAGTGTGATTGACAGTAACCACGTCTCTTGCAGAAAAGTAACTATGGTTACAAAGTGGTGTACTGCAAACTGTGGTCATACAATGAAGGAGTTAGAACAATGCAAAGCTAAGAGTTGTGTA
It includes:
- the LOC134882926 gene encoding bone morphogenetic protein 7-like isoform X2 translates to METRILATVTTLLSWSYCVFATQVAFSNFSADNEVHSSFIQRRLRSQERREMQREILSILGLPHRPRPHVHTKHNAAPMFMLDLYNTISTDSQPPGYSYYKSVLPTQGSPMMTPQDSRFLDDADTVMSFVNLVDQDQDLLLQQHRREFRFDLSRIPEGEAVTAAEFRIYKNFVQERFENETFRVSVYQVLEKPPNSEVELFLLDQRDVWAAEEGWLLFDLTVTSNLWLVNPEQNLGLQLVLEDSLGQRRNPRLAGLVTGSGPQDKQPFMVAFFKANEVRFRGVRSAHGHKGRHGNRSKPQKTVQDALKAVEAATDNLGLAKEGCKKHELYVSFRDLGWQDWIIAPEGYAAFYCEGECAFPLNSYMNATNHAIVQTLVHFINPDTVPKPCCAPTQLHGISVLYFDDSSNVILKKYRNMVVRSCGCH
- the LOC134882926 gene encoding bone morphogenetic protein 7-like isoform X1, with product MTRVSAGRQCLTARHSDGISQCDVYCSVQVAFSNFSADNEVHSSFIQRRLRSQERREMQREILSILGLPHRPRPHVHTKHNAAPMFMLDLYNTISTDSQPPGYSYYKSVLPTQGSPMMTPQDSRFLDDADTVMSFVNLVDQDQDLLLQQHRREFRFDLSRIPEGEAVTAAEFRIYKNFVQERFENETFRVSVYQVLEKPPNSEVELFLLDQRDVWAAEEGWLLFDLTVTSNLWLVNPEQNLGLQLVLEDSLGQRRNPRLAGLVTGSGPQDKQPFMVAFFKANEVRFRGVRSAHGHKGRHGNRSKPQKTVQDALKAVEAATDNLGLAKEGCKKHELYVSFRDLGWQDWIIAPEGYAAFYCEGECAFPLNSYMNATNHAIVQTLVHFINPDTVPKPCCAPTQLHGISVLYFDDSSNVILKKYRNMVVRSCGCH
- the LOC134882928 gene encoding ataxin-1-like, producing MHQHDVTHKITKVVNHPFSGQSFVRVSPDNNSSYISMKEDQSRSSSLHSSEQTSSSSPNNFPWLLPHFVAGSLIELRDGRLRRVEHLQTEDFLLGALACPDLCLSSCTVQSISPSASASSSSSSSSSSSTISRLLILLHDQQSQELVDVYVEYPFFVRGRGWSSCSPLRTARLCGLHCHQLSVGDICLALTPISTPQHPPSATLEPKISPMKSEGGCVSLNASQQLPLAGPQKKGEAVRRRHCSAPELRGPGTNCMK